A genomic stretch from Theobroma cacao cultivar B97-61/B2 chromosome 4, Criollo_cocoa_genome_V2, whole genome shotgun sequence includes:
- the LOC18602938 gene encoding 40S ribosomal protein S16 produces MAAPVESVQCFGRKKTAVAVTYCKRGRGLIKINGCPIELVEPEILRYKAYEPILLLGRHRFAGVDMRIRVKGGGHTSQIYAIRQSIAKALVAFYQKFVDEQSKKEIKDILVRYDRTLLVADPRRCEPKKFGGRGARARFQKSYR; encoded by the coding sequence ATGGCGGCTCCAGTCGAGTCCGTTCAATGCTTCGGCCGCAAGAAAACAGCCGTCGCCGTCACCTACTGCAAGCGCGGCCGTGGCCTAATCAAGATCAACGGCTGCCCAATAGAGTTGGTTGAGCCCGAGATCCTCCGCTACAAGGCTTACGAGCCAATCCTCCTCCTCGGACGACATCGTTTTGCCGGAGTCGACATGAGGATCCGAGTCAAAGGTGGAGGTCACACATCTCAGATTTACGCAATCAGGCAAAGCATAGCCAAAGCTCTGGTGGCGTTTTATCAGAAGTTTGTGGATGAGCAGAGCAAGAAGGAGATTAAGGATATCTTGGTTAGGTACGACCGAACCCTGCTCGTTGCGGATCCGAGAAGGTGCGAGCCCAAGAAGTTCGGTGGACGTGGCGCTAGGGCTAGGTTTCAGAAATCTTACCGTTGA